Genomic segment of Oryzias melastigma strain HK-1 linkage group LG21, ASM292280v2, whole genome shotgun sequence:
GCAGGTCCCCCGAGAAACGGGATCCCCTgggaaaacaataaaagatgtgttggaaaaaaaaaaaaaaaaaaagcagttgtgTTAAAAGTTTCCTGTGTGCTTCCACACAAAAGGAGGACGGACATGAGGATAAGTCGAACAAGGAATGAAAGACATATCCTGCAAAAGTGCATAAGAAGAGGAAGGAGCTggtgtgttgtttttatttgtttttcactcctgttttttctcttctttggcTCCGCTTGTGTTCCTCCACAGCTGTTGCAGTTAACcctttatattctttgatttactgtaattttttatttgttaacacaataattccagtagattctgaaggagaaaagcggcgtgagccgcttttctccttcagaatctactggaattattgtgtttataATTAAAATGTGCAGGTTTTGATCATAAATTTTGATTTCTTTCCTAATATatactattttttaagttatattccACTAAATAtgttctttatttgtgtttatttgagtgaaaataaatgattctTCAGTGAGGCAAAAAACTTTCCAGGGCAGCAAGAACAAAACTTGCTTTAAGGACGAGTATGCTCAGATGTCACAGCGAATTCCTCAGTTCCGTAATGATGGGGTACACACACAATGCCCACTCTGTGGTACAAAGGTAAAGGAAGGGGGGGCTCTTGGAAAGTTAAGGCTTAAAAGTTTTCACCGGTAGTTCCTCATTACAAACCTTTCCTGCTGCCAGTCTTAATTCATCTGCCTTTCGTTGGGCCTCCTGATCCTCCGGCATTAATCCTCTCCCACACTGAAGCTGAgctctttttaatcaaaagcaTTTCAGGGTATGAAATGACATTTATGCatctaaataaaatacttattcatgcaaaaatctaaaaaataagtCATGATTTGTAATCTTTTATTTCGTATGTTACTATTTCTTTGCTCCCGTGTTATAAATGCACAAATCAGTGTTGCATATAGTGGACACATATGATGGCAAATCCTGCATTCCACCCTCTCCCTCTACCTACAGGGGGTCACAGTGTTTAAAAGTTGGCCTGCTGTTACACTTGTGACATCTGGAAGAAACCCAGTGACCAATTTATGGGCCAATCAAAACACCCAGGAGTCTGCAGGGAACAATGTGTCCCTTCTTTAGTCAAAATTaagagattttcttttatttctgctcGGCtcctattttgaaaaaatctcCAATTTATGGCAGAAACCATTTATAAATTGTATAATCTTAATTATCCTTATAGTTCTTAAAAATCCTAACAAAATTAAACGCTCTGTGTCTGAATCACacagaaaaagctgcttttccgGACTCCTTTAAGCCTGGTAGAAGTGCGGTACCCACTTCCTCCCATTGAGACGGACAGAAGTGGCCTTCCAGTGTGGGAAAATGTTGATGGACAATGAGAGACCCGGATGGACCTCAGATAATCCTGACACCGACCGTGCCAACTCCACATCTGTCTACTCATGATGCCCCTCTCCCAATGTGGTGATCATGAAGCAATTCACGACACATTTTAATGGAGCATCAGGGGATTGaacttataaatgttttttttgtctgattcacaGATGTTCTTGACACCTGGAGCTGTTGTTCTTTTAGGCAGGTGAGCCCAGACTCAGTGACCTTGCACAACCTCAGCTCATGTGCGCTCCGAGTCCCAACACGTTACACGCTGTGGTCTGGACATCAGAGTGCAAGGCCATTTCCTTAAGTGTGCCTCACCCCCCCTCACCCCCTCCCTGCTACATACCCAAACAAAAGCCCCTTCTCTGGGAAAAAGCCTCTGGGTTtcttaaaaccaaaaataatgCTCACAATGCCTAACTGGAGTGCTTAGAGGGTTTTTATGGACTGCAACATTTGATGTTTTCCCCATTGTGGTTTGCAAAATCAGATCAGctcaatttcagaaaaaataagtcTTTTGATCATTACAGTTgatggaattgtccaaaaattGGATGCACCTGCCACTGGAAATGAGGCTTGGtggtgttgcaaaaaaaaaaaactgtatgcAATAAGTCCAAATTTTTGGCGGTTAGGATCTTGGCTGAATATGTCTTACATGCTTGAGAGGAATTTGGACAATAGAATCCCAGAATCTAGATGCTGATGATGGTTAGAGGCTAGACGGTGCCAAAGAATTGCTCCGAGGTTGAGGAGGGATGGAGCGAAGAGTGAAGTTAGGATCACACCGCCCCTCTGCAACGTGTGTCCAGGCgaccattttcaatgaaaagtcagtgCATAGGAGGGCGCAGGCACGCTTCTGCATCTGGaactatgcaagtttttaagtcgggTGGCAAGGTCTATGTACAAATCAGGCATTGAGGGCATAATGGATCTTCAACCGGGTTGAACTTTTTCACACATAATCGCAGCAACGTGACCAGAGACTCAGATTTAGGATTGGCGTGTGGATGGCGTCCACTTTAAAACATGGAGGTACCAACGGTTATAAAAATGACCgcaaaggagaaatgaatcatcgTAGTTTAGGCCCAGTTGGATTTAGGCCTGGGGTTGCTAAGCCAAATCTTGCAGTTGCTACAGCAACCCCTAGCTCTGAGCTGTGAAAAGAAAAGGAGCAAGATTTTAAATCGCTTTGACTTTGCACACTGAGACTACTATGGACGAGCGCtaataaatggtaaaaacacaagaagaaggATCTCCTACGTTTTGCGTTCTTAAATGCACcacacgcggccggtgtgtgcGCGCACCTTGAGTAAAGGGGGCCTAAATGCTGGTTTTTGGGGGACATGCGAGTAAACAGAAAAGGAAATGagaagtccctccctgcttgtccagtgtgaacactgtgggCGAAATGCAAGTATGGCACAATCTTGAATATATGCTTACATGTCCAGTGAACCTGtagctggagaaaacccattTCAGAATTTGAAAGGCAATAAGTTAGCTACTGGTTCAAAGTGAAACACCAATTGATAAATGTTTGTAGAGTGGAAAACATGCAAGTTTGGCAAGTCTCTTTTTTTGAAATTCCAGAGTCactttactttaaatcttgAGATGAGTGCAAAAGTACACATACAAGAAGCTTCTTGTATGGCACCTTTTCAGAAATGTGAAAAGGTTAGTTGAGTCAGTGTGTTGTTgagttcagtaaaataaatatacatttaaagttttagaataaatttgcttttatttatcataCAAGTTGCAGAGGGTTCAGCATCCAGCCTTCATCTGGTTCTGGGGAGGCAGAGGTTTTCCCAGGTGGATGCCCACCGTCAGACCAAACTCCTGGCTGGCATGTTTCTCCTGAACATCAGGGGTCAACTGGAAAGCCTTTGGGTCAAAGCAGTCCAAGGAGATGAAGGACAGCGGCTTCTCTTCCAGCAGGCCCGCAAGTCGGGAGCGCCAGCCCTCCAGCATGGTCTGACGAGCTTCAGGAGACGCACAGGAAGGAGCCCAGAAGATCTGAGGAGGCAGAACCTGGAAGCCGCAGTAATGCAGGATTCCATTCTGCATGGAAAGGACAACCACGTTACAACTTCTGCAGTTTGTGTCTCATGTAAGAAAGTTGTTCAGCACCTGGATCGGCCACAGAGTGACGTTCATGTCTCCATTGATGCCAGTGGAGCTGAACATGGATTCAAGAGAGCCAGTGGTGAAGGACAGCATGGCTTTCTTCTCCTGGATGGAAGGAGGACACGTTCAGCTCAGAAGTTCATCATGTCCATGCAGACATGTGGACTGAAGCCTCACCTTCAGGAGGCCCTGGCTGTAACGCTTCTCGCCAGTGAAGGCAAAGCCACATGTGAGCACACGGTCAATCCAGCCCTTCATGATGGCAGGAACACTGAACCAGTACATGGGGAACTAGAAGACAGCAACAACATGAGGACGTGCCGAGTTTACAGATGATCTGGAACTAGAGTTCACCTGAAAGATGACCAGGTCCGCCTCAGTCAGTTTAGTCTGCTCTGCAGTGATGTCTTCCACCAGTCGGCCCTCCGCCCACGCCAGCCTGGTCTCCTCCTGATACCGGAAGTGTTCAGCATCCTTCACGTCTCCTGTCACGCAGACACGGTTAGTTCAAACTCAGGTAGAGTCCAGCAGGTTTCTGTCACACATCAGCACACCTTTGATGTCCTCAGCAGTGGCAGCAGCTTTAAAATTCATAGCATACAAGTCAGAAACCTCTACTGTGCAGCCCTGAGCTGTCAGAACCTCCACAGCAGCACTTTTGGCTGCAGCGTTGAAGGATGCAGAGCTCTGGTGGGCAAACACAATCAACACTTTCTTGGctgcaaaaacaagacaaagattagataaaaatttatattttaatgaagtcacttgaaaaaagacaaaattatatACGAAGAGAACCCTTCCATACCCATTTTGAAGGAGCTCAGCACTGACTGCCACAATGCTTTGTTGGTGAAAGGAGCTGAACTACAGATGAAGAGAAacattctgtatttatttaccTTTCTCAGGTGCTCTCAATGAACAATCAGGAGCAGCAGAGTCAAAGGTCATCAGGAAATCCTCTCACACTGATAATCCTGTACTGAaactataaaaaacagtttcaataTATGCACAATATAAACGAAACACTTTcaacactaaataaaaatgaaaaaagtgttaaCAATTAACACTTACTTTTACCAGCTCTATTTTGATCACCACTACAGTTATGCTCCCTGGTAAAGAAGGCTATAAATAAAAGTCTCATCTGTGAGCTTCAGCGGCTCACATGTGAATCCACACACACTCCAGCAACTGCTTCACATCAGCACGTGGGATCAACAGTTGCGTGAGGGTTTGTGCAAACACACCTCATGACTCAGAGGTGTGGATCCGTCCTTTTTCCAGCTTCGGATGTTTATTTTCTGAGAATCGTGGTGGTTTGAGGGGTGATCAGGACTTCAAAAATATGCAGTTGATGCTATTTTTGGGCGCTCAGGATGATGTCTCCCATTTGTGTGAAAGGCATTGGACTACAGGATTCCacttttagaaaaatcaaagtaaaaacattttattgtgttttgctaattttgctTTGTGTTCAAATTACTCTGTATAGGTGAagacatttatatatttaatttctgCTGAATATAAACGAAGGAGCTTGGACTTGAtaagcttttagcttcattCATCATTCAAACCATTTTTGTAACATCTGAGATTGTTGTTGGATAATTTGCattgtttccttttatttgtctgtttttttgttgtttttgttcgaaaattaaaaaatgttaaaataaatttggggagttttttttttttggctgcagaaaaaaaatattcagagaaAGTAGCGACCATGTAAGCAAGAATtgcctgaaaaataaaaaataaacacaactgaTGCTGTTTCTACAAAGTAAAGTCCCTTTTTGGATGACAAATACACAATTTCCTAAGTTGTTTCCTTGCTGAGAGGGTTGTTGTTTTAGCCAGAGTGTGCACGGCTTCCaaaatatgttcttttatttgttgtaaaCTACAAAATCTTGCTGATGTTTGTTAATCTGTGATCAGATCAGACTTGCATCATGATGATTCTCTGCCTTAAAGTGCACTGgcggacattttttttttttttttgttcccaaaACAACCCAAATCCTTCAACGTCACCAGAACACTAAAGCTGCATGTTGTGGTATTTGGCACTAAAATATCAGCAGCAGATCCTTGAAATCCAGTGTGAGTCCAGCTGAGTTTAGGATTGTTTGTTCAGCACAACCCACAGATGCTCAGTTAGATTGGGATCTGGGAAACTTGGAGGACTGATCGCAAACTTTGTTAAAAGATGCATCTTTGGGACAAGTAAGGGCACACGTGTTTCTGTGTAAAGAGGCCAAAACAACACAATCATTGAGCAGGGAGTACACAAAGAGTAATAATCTcacttatattttaattttatttctaagaaaaacaaagttaggacttatttttgtggttttgaggGCGTTtggaaaacacaagaaaaagaagCTAAATAAATGATTTCTGACCCACACTACAGACTTGGCGGTGATGCACCACAAAGCTGTTTGTCAGCTGCCAATCAccagcagaggaagaagaatCATTGAACAGGCTCTACtgggggtgtagggaaaaatcgttTCAACGATTTATCGTGATATTTCCCTTGATGAGACttatatcgatttaaaatgctaacagtacaatattttattaattatctatgatcttgcttttgttttccacctaaacctccgaccactagttggcagcacagctgAGCAGCTCTGCACCACAACCAAAACAAGATCTCacaagaaccagcttgtgttaaatgttcagtcagctgtgtgtttttgttgccttGGGAtgtgtactacttagtttttacttaggATGGGTACTGAACCAATACTGTGCCacattgctgccagtatcagtatacagttgcagtgattaaataaaatacattttactattttattacaataacaTTAGTATTCaggtggagttttttttttttttcttagacatACTCTTGATAAAAGTGAGAAATTGTTCTGGGgatgtatcgtgagacatatcGGGATATTTATCGTGTCGGCAGGCTAGTTTTTACACGTCACAGAAACACCCAGTGGATGGACGTCTCGTAGAACTTTACGGCCCgcttgatcattttatttctttagggTCCAGTTGTATGTATGTGGTCAGATGTCTGCATCCTGGCAGGTCTGCAGCTGTTCAGAGAACACTGACGACCTGTGTGCTCAGAGTCCTGTCAGTCATGAACAGAACTAACTTTTTCAGTTACAGTTTACTGTTGAAGTTGCCAGCCTTTTCTCACATAACTGATGCTTGGATGCCCACGACTGCTTCCCATTACTGTTCTTTTCTTTGAACAAAGATAAAACTGATGAGGAAAACTGTAGGGGAGATGCAGTTCTGACCCAATCACCATTTTGATCAAATCAGGAACACCAACTTTGGGGGCATTTACATTTCAGTAGAAAAGCTTTTTGACCCACAAATCATTTCAATCTGAAGTTCAAGCtgtcaactgtttttttttttttttttttttttataaatggcCAAAAGTTTTTAGAGTAGCCAATTTATAACCAAGTAATCATTTTACACTTGAACATTTGGATTACAAGAGTTAGTTTTGGCACAACAAGCCCAGCTGTAGTGCTACAAATTCTACTCTTTTGTACTTTCCAGTTCTGCATTAAAATTGAGATTCATCTCACAGCTCAAACGCTGGTGTTAATAGAACGCAACAAGCAAAAATCCTGACTTCTCTAAATGTAAAAGCTTTATCAAAAtacaactccaaactaaaactCAATTAAGGaatttaccatttatttatttcttatacAAAGTTACAATCCCATGTTCAGCATCCAGCCTTCATCTGGTTCTGGGGAGGCAGAGGTTTTCCCAGGTGGATGCCCACCATCAGACCAAACTCCTGGCTGGCATGTTTCTCCTGAACATCAGGGGTCAACTGGAAAGCCTTTGGGTCAAAGCAGTCCAAGGAGATGAAGGACAGCGGCTTCTCTTCCAGCAGGCCCGCAAGTCGGGAGCGCCAGCCCTCCAACATGGTCTGACGAGCTTCAGGAGACGCACAGGAAGGAGCCCAGAAGATCTGAGGAGGCAGAACCTGGAAGCCGCAGTAATGCAGGATTCCATTCTGCATGGAAAGGACAACCACGTTACAACTTCTGCAGTTTGTGGCTCATGTAAGAAAGTTGTTCAGCACCTGGATCGGCCACAGAGTGACGTTCATGTCTCCATTGATGCCAGTGGAGCTGAACATGGATTCAAGAGAGCCAGTGGTGAAGGACAGCATGGCTTTCTTCTCCTGGATGGAAGGAGGACACGTTCAGCTCAGAAGCTCATCATGTCCATGCAGACATGTGGACTGAAGCCTCACCTTCAGGAGGCCCTGGCTGTAACGCTTCTCGCCAGTGAAGGCAAAGCCACATGTGAGCACACGGTCGATCCAGCCCTTCATGATGGCAGGAACACTGAACCAGTACATGGGGAACTAGAAGACAGCAACAGTATGAGGACGTGCCGAGTTTACAGATGATCCAGGAACTAGAGTTCACCTGAAAGATGACCAGGTCTGCCTCAGTGAGTTTGGTCTGCTCTGCAGTGATGTCTTCCACCAGTCGGCCCTCCTCCCACGCCAGCCTGGTCTCCTCCTGATACCGGAAGTGTTCAGCATCCTTCACGTCTCCTGTCACGCAGACACGGTTAGTTCAAACTCAGGTAGAGTCCAGCAGGTTTCTGTCACACGTCAGCACACCTTTGATGTCCTCAGCAGTGGCAGCAGCTTTAAAATTCATAGCATACAAGTCAGAAACCTCTACTGTGCAGCCCTGAGCTGTCAGAACCTCCACAGCAGCACTTTTGGCTGCAGCGTTGAAGGATGCAGAGCTCTGGTGGGCAAACACAATCAACACTTTCTtggctgcaaataaaaaaataaggcatcaaaatgtattcaaaatgaaagttttaaacagtttaaaaaaatgaaattattacCCATCATGAAGGGATCAAACTAGCAGTGACAAactccagaaaaataaaactaaatgtgtgCCGAAATCACAGAGTGACACAACACTTCCCAACAAAGCACCGCCCCTCTCAGTTTTATCTACACACTCTCAGGTGCTCTCAATCAAAAATCAAAGGCACAAAGCGATCAGCTGGTTTAAACCAGAAGCTAAacagagttttatttatttattttttcagaacagagagaaaaagcaCAGAACTAAACAGTGGTTGCAGTTGTTACATTTAAGACTCCAAAAgagtttccaaaacaaaaacagaataaagacaACGTTTTCAGCCTGTTTAGAGGAATATTTGacctaaaaatgaaatatttatggaGAAATATAAGGGCAACATCAGTGTGGATttcttaaaatgacaaaatttgcTGTTTTCGGTCTTGAAAAAGCCTCAGGAGAAGTTGTACTTCCTGTGACAAACTAAGAAGTTCAATCTACCTCAGGAACTGCTCACAATgttctacaccaggggtctgcaaccttcggCTCCAGGGTGggtcttttatctctccatcgtgactctctggctgaagaaaaataaaataatagtaattttcccaaaaatttagagtttagcctctaatttagcagcatgctaacgcttttttttttttttttgctagtttggggattttaggctaatttagagtttagcttctattttaaaaacaggttttcgactaattagtttactgaaaaatgttttgcaaattttgagttagctaatattttagcaaaatgctgatgttatCAGTTAATTTGTTATATGCTGAAGTTTTTGGGATAAttcagaatttagcttctattttaccaacatgctaacatttttgactaatttagtttactgagaaattttaggctattttggagttcagctagtaagcaacaagctagctttttggctaatttggcctctaatgagttttttatgccaatttgaactttagctaatattttagccatatatgctaacatttgtggctaatttgttatattctgGGGTTtgtaagctaatttagagtttagcttttattttagcaacatgctaacatttttggctgatttaatttactgaggaattttaagctaatttggagttcagcttttaATTAAGTAGCAAGCTAAATTTTTCgttaatttggcctctactaataGTAGaaggttaaacattttttttaaatccaattttgagacatgtaagtttctttttattttatatttttgcttttgttcaggctaaaaatatttcaaataattgacatttatttttatttagttttatctttatatttttaaagtacacCTATTTATACCTTACCATATTTGCACATGAGAGCATAAGTCTCAGAAGATAAATGGTAAAGGTGGGAATCTTTACGATTCGATCACGATTCAAGAGACGACGATTCCATTATGACAAAATTcgatttcaaaataattatcaatgcatcccagatctccatgttttttaaagaaatatttgtctTTACACCAAGACAGTAGACcagaggtgtccaaagtcagtcctcgagggccggcctcctgctggttttccagaaactctgcTGTAtccgattacctggatcagttGAGTTTagccaatgaggagcttcaaTAACAGGTTGcttggaaaacatgtagaacaTCGAGGActctttggacacccctgaacTAGACCAATACTTCATACTTTTgtccaccaaagtgcatttttaagtaaagaccacatcaaaaacaccaaaaacacaatttttgtagACTTGcaacaaaggaaaaatgtttgaattgagAGGGAGGGAGTGGAAACTGTTAGGTAATGAGTTTGTTCTTTTGGTTTACACAGAAGCCCCCGTGGGTCCACGTTTGTGCTCCAGTCGAGTTTGGACATTTGGATGCATGTTTCAAAGATGTCTCCAAACCGTGCGTCACTCCCAGTTCCTTCAGACCACATGAAGAGGCAGATGCCGGCTGATCCTCTCACTCTCTGCTTCTGGTTTTTCTTTACGTTGACGTCTTCTCACGGGAGAGTTGCGTGAGGCGGAGCCCACTCATAAACTCTGCGAGAGGACAATAAAAGGCTCAGCAGCGAGCTTCAAAGAGGCGACTCGCCCCAACCaatgtgaggaagaggagcagtaAGCTGCTGGAGGTCAACACAAACCCTGATGAACCTGAGGACGTCTTCACGTCAAAGGATTTTACTCTGATTTGAGTTAAACACTGAAGACTGTTTGTCAAAGATTTCAATGAAACAGGAATTCAAGTGTTTATAAATTTGTCTTTTGTAATCTTGCTTGTTCCTCTGCGGTTTCTCCACACAAACCCACTGCGGTTGTTTCAGTGCTAAGCAACCACATAGTCgaaaacagatttattaaaccttttttctttctttttttcactgttagACGTATATCATATTACCTCATTCATGACACACTAATCCTCAGCCCCTCTGACACATAATCCCTCTTTAAGGTGGCTCCACCTTCAGCCAGCAAAGGGCTTTTCCTTCATATTGCAGATATAAAAGGCCTAAACCTGGTTTCACAATTACTCCGTTGTTAGAGTGCAACACTGTCGTGTGAGAACTGAGCTGCTCTTGTGGAATCATTTTGGAGGAAATAGTAAATCACTATCAATTATGTCTTTTCTGAAATGTCAAAGATTTGTCTGGAAATCTGTTTGATCCGATGTGAGATTCTTTTTAGATAACATTACATTGATGTTTGCTCATCTCAGTGTTGAATTTGAGGGAAGTGAATTTCTGCAGGCAAAAATAACCTCTAAAAGTgagtttgtttgtcttttattttttcatttttaaaaacaagaaaatcagATTTAGTATATTTTATAAGGTGAAAGCCTCTAAAAGTCATATGAAACTCACTGGGTGGGAATTTaaaattctctttttaaagcaataaattgAACTTGACTTCAATTAATAATCACTATATTTAATTATGTAATCTAACTTTGTATTTGTATGCATCACtacaaaaattcatatttatgattATATGTAATTTGTTATatgtttcttatattttttgttatttttttcaatctttttgtGTAAATCGGATTTATAAATCCGAGTGATTATTGTTGTATTGTCCATAATGAGACTTGAAATAAGCCAATAAATCAAatcacacttttaaaatgtagtctacactgccatctagtggccaaaNNNNNNNNNNNNNNNNNNNNNNNNNNNNNNNNNNNNNNNNNNNNNNNNNNNNNNNNNNNNNNNNNNNNNNNNNNNNNNNNNNNNNNNNNNNNNNNNNNNNNNNNNNNNNNNNNNNNNNNNNNNNNNNNNNNNNNNNNNNNNNNNNNNNNNNNNNNNNNNNNNNTTATGCAGTGTTATTgtgatttgatttaataaacaGTGTGGAAAAAAGCCAACACGAGCCAGAGTTGAGCTATTACATGTTTTCCTGTATTTAATATCAAATTATACTCAATATAACCTTCAAAAAGTACCTTGAAAAACTAAAGGTGTGGCCTAATTTGATTCACCAAATCAGTCatgttctattaaaaaaaaaaacatgtcttccTGTCGGAAGCGGAAACTGGGCGGGTCAACAACAATTTACGCGATTATGATTGGCTGAGAGCAGTGACATGTTTCGTGGGAGCCAATAGGAGCTAGCTTCGCGTAAACACTGAACAGATCGAAAAACCAGCAGAAACAGAAtctggactgtttttttaagatttacgTCCAGATTGTGAGAGTTTGATGCATTAAATCAGCTCATGTTATTACAGAAGCTTTTCATTCTGTTTACCTGTAGAAATAAAACACGTGCACCAAACTAGTTGGTTTAGATTGTACATTTGAGAGTTAAATGCACTTTATTTGAATGTTTACTCAGTGTGATAACACtaagtactttttaaaactacatgCACTTGCAAATAGACTCATGTACTTAATTTCTCACCCAAGCTGGTAtcaattccatttttatttgcaCCCATTAGGTTGGGGGTGCTAGCTAGCAGGGGaaggtgtaaacagatggatgatgggaaatggaagGAGGCTCACTTTGCACCAACAAGTTAAAGAGGAATTTCTAATttactcctgctgctctgcagaaactggcTTAGAAAACAAGTTTGGCTCATTGAAGACCGCAAGGAGTGAGATTAGAGGGAAGGACAAGAAGCAGAGGTTTGGAATTTAAGACAGAAATAGATGGTGGATTAAAATATTAGCAGTGACTTCCCAGAAAATGGAGTGACAGTTGTACAAGAACAGAGTTTGAGCTGAGTGACAGAAGATTTGAGGGATAAAGTAGTGTCCGATGACTTTTAGGAAGTGGGCAAAAAgttcagtttaaactttttcaaatggcattttttcatctgctcctaattcatcacaatttgaataaagaaacatttagaaacacagttttaatcttatattattttgtatatgtcctctatcgtgagcaaaatacaacaataaaatgctaaaaacgttattttcattgaagttcAAATACTAatagttttcatattttattaaaaaacaaaaattcaataaCTTATTCCCCAGTTCTCGATcttcaccactagagggcgacaaAGCAAAGCTTTGCTGAATTTCAGGCCAAAAGCCTTGATAAATAGTTTATGGTTAAAACACTGACAGTTCATGTTCAGAGTAAATTATGTTGATTCAAATTTGGGTTGTAGTTggatatttattgaaataataattttaaacagtggaaaataaataatttcaaggATTAATGTTGCTGATCTGATCATCAGGATTAGGTTGAGCAAACTGaggatttcacattttttgctatttaaaaaaaatattcttatttttgtaattttttgtaatacttttaattttcttaattttttcttttatttttttattttcatgtattattattattattattttttaaactttaaaaacagatcaatgtttttttttattattattattattcaataa
This window contains:
- the LOC112154838 gene encoding ribosyldihydronicotinamide dehydrogenase [quinone]; this translates as MFLFICSSAPFTNKALWQSVLSSFKMAKKVLIVFAHQSSASFNAAAKSAAVEVLTAQGCTVEVSDLYAMNFKAAATAEDIKGDVKDAEHFRYQEETRLAWAEGRLVEDITAEQTKLTEADLVIFQFPMYWFSVPAIMKGWIDRVLTCGFAFTGEKRYSQGLLKEKKAMLSFTTGSLESMFSSTGINGDMNVTLWPIQNGILHYCGFQVLPPQIFWAPSCASPEARQTMLEGWRSRLAGLLEEKPLSFISLDCFDPKAFQLTPDVQEKHASQEFGLTVGIHLGKPLPPQNQMKAGC
- the LOC112154808 gene encoding ribosyldihydronicotinamide dehydrogenase [quinone], yielding MMAKKVLIVFAHQSSASFNAAAKSAAVEVLTAQGCTVEVSDLYAMNFKAAATAEDIKGDVKDAEHFRYQEETRLAWEEGRLVEDITAEQTKLTEADLVIFQFPMYWFSVPAIMKGWIDRVLTCGFAFTGEKRYSQGLLKEKKAMLSFTTGSLESMFSSTGINGDMNVTLWPIQNGILHYCGFQVLPPQIFWAPSCASPEARQTMLEGWRSRLAGLLEEKPLSFISLDCFDPKAFQLTPDVQEKHASQEFGLMVGIHLGKPLPPQNQMKAGC